From a single Lentisphaera profundi genomic region:
- a CDS encoding protein kinase domain-containing protein, translating into MSNDDHVQVLGKYVLKKILGKGAMGTVWLSSHPRLNLPVAVKILDRSLALESTEYIQSFIEEGRTAAIINHPNIVRIYDADHDHGEHFLVMEYVDGCNIRQKAKQAGGSLPVQEVLELAIKMTEALKEAQSVGIVHRDIKPENIMMTSEGKLKLADLGIAKRATGVQEEKGYAIGTPHYIPPEQALDARDADHRSDMYSLGATMYHLLTGQVPFDDTCSKTIMMKQVQEPLVHPKNIKPDLPDNICAVICRMMEKNPAERYQDFDTLLDDLNKIKYTNADVGALHATIIYDSLARTKVTKPSKKSGTKKASKKLTHSKSKGTSSLSKTHKNFIIALCLSISVLAMILYYSLSRSSELGPAIAGVNKGKIKKQQLAETRPVKINGDSLNTSSQKPLKTTSILNEALIFQADFNDTNGKIIHDKISNKKGLIQNNPKFVDVPHVTGKAIDFDGVYDFIYFKNFIPVSGNKARSVSLWLLPHKLQGKQTIVFYGQIAAGKCFKLYLENDELRFGINYQFISSDYTMSANTWTHIALTIPSGTTNINKSAKIYINGVLQKLKQSGTGTVFDTGSFVGLHIAKHPDHSRFLYDGLMDELLIYKKDLSLGEIQDLYQRGAKRMPSLLDDKSKSPVNISKKTVPTLKELPSTSPFKDWPTQITVSKGKHKNAHGIYQIDRKNLFNDLPVYISANGYYIYRRKLNWARTRKGWVLEKGAPILDKWKGLSWLNNGEYPWDGEWKHAWRVEKGAIALTSLAKTNLTNEAFDTKITDRKIAEYIFTKKGKPAMTIALANKEISISSLQEIPDQAFKIVLIDYLVKPSSSFTNDDLKTLSLCTDLRFLRFWGCNTRAVTDVGVQHLIKLKKLEYIYLRGAPLTDLSAKHFSSIKSLRELNFGGKKVTDKGLSYVCSNKNLIDICLEDTVLTDSGLKALTTLNKLQGLHLGGVKSVTDKGLIHLSQIKNMKSLHLNGTSVTDTGIAKLKVALPKCKIFK; encoded by the coding sequence ATGTCTAATGATGATCATGTCCAAGTTCTTGGGAAGTACGTCCTCAAAAAAATACTCGGCAAAGGGGCCATGGGAACCGTTTGGCTGAGTTCGCATCCTCGTTTGAATTTACCCGTAGCAGTCAAAATCCTTGATCGCTCTTTGGCGCTCGAATCTACTGAATATATTCAGTCCTTTATTGAAGAAGGGCGAACAGCCGCAATCATTAACCATCCCAATATTGTTCGTATCTATGATGCCGATCACGACCACGGAGAACATTTCCTCGTCATGGAATATGTCGATGGCTGCAATATTCGTCAGAAGGCTAAACAAGCCGGTGGCAGCTTACCCGTTCAAGAAGTTTTAGAACTTGCAATCAAGATGACGGAAGCCCTTAAAGAAGCCCAGAGTGTGGGCATCGTTCATCGAGATATAAAACCTGAAAACATTATGATGACCAGCGAAGGTAAACTTAAGCTTGCAGATCTCGGGATCGCTAAAAGGGCTACAGGGGTTCAAGAAGAAAAAGGCTACGCCATTGGTACGCCTCACTATATCCCTCCGGAACAAGCTCTTGATGCCAGAGATGCCGACCATAGAAGTGATATGTATTCACTGGGAGCCACCATGTACCATCTCTTGACTGGCCAGGTACCCTTTGATGACACTTGTTCAAAAACAATAATGATGAAGCAAGTGCAAGAGCCCTTAGTTCATCCTAAGAATATCAAGCCAGACTTACCGGATAATATTTGTGCGGTGATTTGCCGCATGATGGAGAAAAACCCTGCTGAGCGCTATCAGGATTTCGATACCCTTTTAGACGATTTAAATAAAATCAAATACACAAATGCTGATGTAGGCGCTCTTCATGCTACTATTATTTATGATTCTCTGGCGAGAACAAAGGTCACTAAGCCCAGTAAAAAATCGGGCACAAAAAAAGCGAGTAAAAAGCTTACTCATAGCAAGAGCAAGGGCACAAGTAGCTTATCTAAGACTCACAAGAATTTTATTATTGCATTATGTCTATCCATCTCGGTACTAGCAATGATTCTCTATTATTCCCTAAGTCGCTCATCTGAACTGGGTCCTGCTATCGCGGGTGTAAATAAAGGCAAAATCAAAAAACAGCAACTTGCCGAAACACGACCCGTAAAAATAAATGGTGACTCGCTCAACACTTCAAGTCAGAAGCCCTTAAAAACGACAAGCATCCTCAATGAAGCTTTGATTTTCCAGGCCGATTTTAATGATACAAATGGCAAAATCATTCATGATAAGATTTCCAATAAGAAGGGTTTGATCCAAAATAATCCAAAATTTGTAGATGTGCCTCATGTTACGGGGAAAGCTATAGACTTTGATGGTGTTTATGACTTTATATATTTCAAAAATTTCATACCCGTGAGTGGCAATAAAGCTAGAAGTGTTAGCCTTTGGTTATTACCACATAAGCTTCAAGGAAAACAAACCATAGTCTTTTATGGTCAGATCGCTGCGGGCAAATGCTTTAAACTTTATTTAGAAAATGATGAGTTAAGGTTTGGAATAAATTATCAATTTATTTCGAGTGATTACACTATGTCCGCCAATACGTGGACACATATAGCGCTGACAATTCCTTCAGGAACTACTAATATTAATAAAAGTGCTAAAATCTATATCAATGGAGTCTTACAAAAGCTTAAGCAAAGTGGGACTGGGACGGTTTTTGACACGGGATCATTTGTCGGTCTTCATATAGCTAAACACCCCGATCACTCACGATTCCTTTATGACGGGCTTATGGATGAACTCTTAATTTATAAGAAAGATTTATCTTTGGGTGAAATCCAAGACCTCTATCAACGCGGCGCCAAAAGAATGCCTTCCCTACTTGATGATAAAAGTAAATCACCCGTAAATATATCTAAAAAAACTGTCCCGACTCTTAAAGAACTTCCTAGTACAAGCCCCTTCAAGGATTGGCCAACACAGATCACCGTATCCAAGGGCAAACACAAAAATGCTCATGGCATATACCAAATTGATCGAAAAAATTTATTTAATGACTTACCCGTCTATATCTCTGCTAATGGATATTATATTTACCGCCGAAAATTAAACTGGGCGAGAACGAGAAAGGGTTGGGTACTTGAAAAAGGTGCTCCCATCCTAGATAAATGGAAAGGCCTGAGCTGGCTTAATAATGGCGAATACCCCTGGGATGGAGAATGGAAACATGCGTGGCGGGTCGAGAAAGGTGCTATTGCTTTGACATCGCTAGCCAAAACTAATCTAACAAATGAAGCTTTCGACACAAAGATCACGGATCGCAAAATCGCCGAGTATATTTTTACAAAAAAAGGCAAGCCCGCAATGACAATTGCTCTGGCGAATAAAGAAATCTCCATATCATCTTTACAGGAGATTCCCGATCAAGCGTTTAAAATCGTCCTCATCGACTATCTAGTAAAGCCATCTAGTTCTTTTACTAATGATGATTTAAAAACCTTATCACTTTGTACAGATTTACGATTTCTCAGGTTTTGGGGATGTAACACTAGAGCTGTTACGGATGTCGGAGTTCAGCATTTGATCAAATTAAAAAAATTAGAATATATTTATCTGCGAGGAGCTCCTCTAACGGACCTCAGTGCTAAGCATTTTAGTAGCATCAAGAGTTTGCGCGAGCTCAACTTTGGCGGGAAAAAAGTAACCGACAAAGGACTTAGCTATGTCTGTTCAAACAAAAATCTTATTGATATATGTCTAGAAGACACCGTACTTACAGACTCAGGCCTTAAGGCACTGACTACGCTAAATAAACTCCAAGGATTACATTTAGGAGGAGTTAAAAGCGTAACAGACAAAGGCCTCATACACCTAAGCCAAATTAAAAATATGAAGTCATTGCATCTCAATGGAACATCAGTGACTGATACCGGTATCGCTAAACTAAAAGTCGCTCTTCCCAAGTGCAAAATATTTAAATAA
- a CDS encoding sigma-70 family RNA polymerase sigma factor, with protein sequence MAFTTQHTVIEKLRAGEGIAWEEFAKTYRKLVYLRGKDRGLFDHESSDLFQEVMLSLYRGETLFKFDKSKGRFRDYLKKIIDRRAFDILRKRKNKECTLIPFATGGVVLESTDLESSEQHWMDEWHRHLLDQALSKVKSQVTEVTYEAFVMLFIDQIDANRVADSLGLSIESVYVAKHRILKRLRPIVNSLMGDEK encoded by the coding sequence ATGGCATTTACAACACAACATACTGTAATAGAAAAGTTACGCGCAGGAGAAGGCATCGCCTGGGAAGAATTTGCGAAGACTTATCGTAAGCTAGTTTATCTCCGAGGTAAAGACCGAGGTCTATTTGATCATGAAAGCTCGGACCTTTTTCAAGAAGTTATGTTAAGCCTCTACAGGGGGGAAACGCTCTTTAAGTTTGATAAATCTAAAGGTCGATTTAGAGATTATTTAAAGAAAATTATTGATCGTCGGGCCTTTGATATTTTACGCAAACGAAAAAATAAAGAGTGCACATTAATCCCTTTCGCTACAGGTGGCGTTGTTTTGGAAAGTACAGATTTGGAGTCAAGTGAACAGCATTGGATGGACGAGTGGCATCGTCATTTACTTGATCAGGCTTTGAGTAAAGTTAAGTCTCAAGTAACAGAAGTGACCTATGAGGCATTCGTCATGCTCTTTATTGATCAGATAGACGCCAATCGTGTTGCAGACTCCCTTGGTTTGAGTATCGAGTCAGTCTACGTTGCCAAGCATCGAATTCTTAAACGCTTACGGCCTATCGTCAATAGCTTAATGGGAGATGAAAAATGA
- a CDS encoding SRPBCC family protein produces MKVFKLVRQQDLAVNSKSCWDFFADPQNLKKITPAYMGFDIVEGGGSEMYAGQIIAYKVSPLLNFKVTWVTEITHVKEGEFFVDEQRFGPYKFWHHKHFFQSIPGGTRCRDEIHYIPPVSLIAPLLNHYLIKGKLNEIFDYRAKILEAQFGLVK; encoded by the coding sequence ATGAAGGTCTTTAAGTTAGTCAGGCAACAGGATTTAGCAGTAAACAGCAAAAGCTGCTGGGATTTTTTTGCAGATCCCCAAAACCTGAAAAAAATCACTCCCGCTTATATGGGATTCGATATTGTAGAAGGCGGGGGCAGTGAAATGTATGCAGGACAAATTATAGCTTACAAAGTGAGCCCCCTACTAAATTTTAAAGTAACTTGGGTGACAGAAATTACTCATGTGAAAGAAGGGGAATTCTTTGTGGATGAACAGAGGTTTGGACCCTATAAATTTTGGCATCACAAACACTTTTTCCAAAGTATTCCCGGAGGGACACGTTGTCGTGATGAGATTCATTATATACCTCCAGTAAGTTTAATAGCACCTTTACTAAACCACTATTTAATTAAAGGTAAATTAAATGAGATATTTGATTATCGCGCAAAAATTTTAGAAGCACAATTTGGCTTGGTGAAATAA
- a CDS encoding SDR family NAD(P)-dependent oxidoreductase translates to MIKIDLSSKNILVAGSSGAIGQELCKQFKVAGANVWSLSRHESEAVDHFCIDLSKQESVESLKEQFQESKIKIDGVINCAGLLHDETNLPERQLRDIKDDWLLRSMEVNLLSHIHLAQSVEGFMEDSKAFKWMSLSAMVGSIEDNGLGGWYSYRISKVGLNMFIKGLSIEWKRKNKELCVVAVHPGTTESKMSKIFKIKKDKLYSAELSASRLLKIYGTLTNESNGQFLNWDGSQLAW, encoded by the coding sequence ATGATTAAGATTGATTTGAGTAGTAAAAATATCTTGGTTGCGGGGAGTTCAGGAGCCATAGGTCAAGAACTGTGTAAGCAATTCAAAGTGGCGGGAGCTAATGTTTGGAGCTTAAGTCGACATGAATCAGAGGCAGTGGATCATTTTTGTATTGATTTAAGCAAGCAGGAAAGTGTCGAAAGTTTAAAAGAACAATTTCAAGAAAGTAAAATCAAGATAGATGGAGTCATCAATTGTGCTGGTTTACTGCACGACGAGACAAATTTACCTGAACGTCAGTTAAGAGATATAAAAGATGATTGGCTATTGCGTAGCATGGAAGTAAACCTTTTGAGTCATATTCATTTAGCTCAGTCTGTAGAGGGTTTTATGGAAGATTCAAAAGCTTTTAAATGGATGTCTTTATCTGCCATGGTGGGAAGTATAGAAGACAATGGTTTAGGAGGTTGGTACAGCTATAGAATTAGCAAAGTGGGTTTGAATATGTTTATCAAGGGTTTGTCGATCGAATGGAAGCGAAAAAATAAAGAGCTTTGTGTAGTGGCCGTGCACCCTGGGACAACGGAATCGAAGATGTCAAAAATTTTCAAAATTAAGAAAGACAAGCTCTACTCAGCAGAATTGAGTGCGTCGAGATTATTGAAAATCTATGGGACTTTGACAAATGAGTCTAATGGTCAGTTTTTAAACTGGGACGGAAGCCAATTGGCGTGGTGA
- a CDS encoding TIGR02450 family Trp-rich protein produces the protein MDIKHLVNSKWTHLQVEQRRRHFRVLSFSKSKKRVELISIIDNSIHFHSLDDLKNPEIWESGWSQ, from the coding sequence ATGGATATTAAACACCTCGTGAATAGCAAATGGACACATCTTCAAGTGGAGCAAAGGCGCCGACACTTTCGCGTACTTAGTTTTAGTAAATCAAAAAAGCGTGTGGAACTCATCTCTATCATTGATAATTCAATTCATTTTCACAGCTTGGACGACCTCAAGAATCCAGAAATTTGGGAAAGTGGATGGAGTCAATAA
- a CDS encoding chalcone isomerase family protein produces MTYEYRRDIKAKDLIKTSQEEWDRLKLCTLTQSKLWADQLSKIWPDISSGDSLSAWFDGENTHFYQQEKFLGKVSNKDFSRAFFQIWLHKKSQTSELRKGLK; encoded by the coding sequence ATGACTTATGAATATCGCAGAGACATAAAAGCGAAAGATTTGATAAAGACGAGTCAAGAAGAATGGGATAGATTAAAACTGTGTACTCTGACACAAAGTAAGTTGTGGGCAGATCAATTAAGTAAGATTTGGCCAGATATCAGTTCAGGCGATTCATTAAGCGCATGGTTCGATGGAGAAAATACGCATTTTTATCAGCAAGAAAAATTCTTAGGGAAAGTATCCAATAAAGATTTTAGTCGGGCCTTTTTTCAGATTTGGCTCCATAAAAAATCACAAACATCTGAATTGCGAAAGGGCTTAAAATGA
- a CDS encoding SDR family oxidoreductase, whose product MKILITGASGYIGGHLISHLDEYERRCFMRSKRVYLENQHPEVEFCYGDAGSKEEVRKACEGIDVVYYLIHAMGSAGDFSVEDRLYAQNFADAARECGVKRIVYLGGLVNSTDGMSLHMASRCEVGDILRASGVQAIELRASIILGAGSLSFELVRALVEHLPMMICPRWVRSASQPIYIGDLLIFLKLVIDSDCQGNQIYEVGGPEQSSYKEILLTYAHLRGLKRYLIPVPVLTPHLSGLWLGLVTPVYARVGRKIVDSLRHDSIITQQDASKIFDVKCLNLRASLEQTIKAEDENYQKIRWNDAMASAGVQKVDWRGVQFGNRLVDSRTFKVKASLEDSFRPIRELGGSNGWYYGDWLWACRGWLDLLCGGPGMRRGRRDQDNLHVGDVIDFWRVEDIVDNEKLLLFAEMKLPGRAWLEYEVKEIGNGEVEIRQTAIFDPVGILGVLYWYSVAPLHHFVFGGLLKAIADKASSTLRDK is encoded by the coding sequence ATGAAAATTCTTATTACAGGTGCAAGCGGATATATAGGCGGACATTTAATTTCTCACTTAGATGAGTATGAACGTCGGTGTTTTATGCGTAGTAAACGAGTTTATTTGGAGAATCAACACCCCGAAGTCGAGTTCTGTTATGGTGATGCGGGTTCCAAAGAAGAGGTAAGAAAAGCCTGTGAAGGAATCGACGTGGTATACTATCTCATTCATGCGATGGGTAGTGCTGGAGATTTCTCTGTAGAAGATCGTTTATATGCACAAAATTTTGCAGATGCCGCACGTGAATGTGGTGTAAAACGAATTGTGTACTTGGGTGGCTTAGTTAATTCCACAGATGGGATGTCGCTGCACATGGCAAGTCGCTGTGAAGTTGGTGATATATTGCGTGCCAGTGGCGTACAAGCCATTGAACTTCGTGCCTCTATTATCCTTGGTGCCGGGAGTTTAAGTTTTGAATTGGTACGGGCTTTAGTTGAGCATTTGCCAATGATGATTTGTCCTCGTTGGGTGAGATCTGCGAGCCAACCAATTTACATAGGGGATTTACTTATATTTTTAAAACTGGTGATTGATAGTGATTGTCAGGGCAATCAAATTTATGAAGTGGGTGGGCCGGAACAAAGTTCCTACAAAGAAATTTTACTTACCTATGCACATTTACGTGGCTTAAAGCGTTATTTGATTCCCGTACCTGTATTGACTCCACACCTATCTGGACTTTGGTTGGGTTTGGTGACTCCGGTATATGCTCGAGTAGGGCGAAAGATTGTCGATAGCCTTCGTCATGATAGTATTATCACCCAACAAGATGCCAGTAAAATTTTTGATGTAAAATGCCTTAATTTGAGAGCTTCACTCGAGCAGACGATTAAAGCAGAAGATGAAAATTACCAAAAAATTCGTTGGAATGATGCCATGGCTTCTGCTGGGGTTCAAAAAGTGGATTGGCGCGGTGTTCAATTTGGGAATCGCTTGGTAGATTCACGTACTTTTAAAGTGAAAGCGAGTCTAGAAGATAGTTTTCGCCCAATACGGGAATTGGGAGGTTCCAATGGCTGGTATTATGGTGATTGGCTCTGGGCTTGCCGTGGTTGGCTTGATTTATTGTGTGGAGGACCTGGTATGAGACGAGGTCGAAGAGATCAAGATAATTTGCATGTGGGAGATGTGATCGACTTCTGGCGCGTTGAAGATATTGTCGATAATGAAAAACTCTTACTCTTTGCAGAAATGAAATTGCCTGGACGAGCTTGGTTGGAGTACGAGGTTAAGGAAATAGGAAATGGAGAAGTAGAAATACGGCAAACCGCAATTTTTGATCCCGTTGGAATTTTGGGAGTACTTTATTGGTATTCAGTAGCGCCTTTACATCACTTTGTGTTTGGCGGTCTTTTGAAAGCAATAGCAGATAAAGCTAGCAGTACTTTAAGAGATAAATAA
- a CDS encoding BLUF domain-containing protein, with protein sequence MFTLIYISRATSPMAPQDLEAILKISRPNNSQKNISGMLIYKNGEFMQALEGKQEDIEKVFTIISKDKRHDEILVLSRKEIPERCFADWSMGFKNLSSNLADGHVDPDSFFSDKNDFNQGFTALNFLSSFYQN encoded by the coding sequence GTGTTCACCCTCATTTATATTAGCCGTGCTACGAGTCCAATGGCCCCTCAGGACCTTGAGGCTATCCTTAAAATTTCACGACCTAATAATTCACAGAAGAATATTAGTGGAATGCTCATTTATAAAAATGGCGAATTTATGCAGGCACTCGAGGGTAAGCAAGAAGATATAGAGAAGGTCTTCACCATCATTTCTAAAGATAAGCGACATGACGAAATTTTAGTACTCTCACGCAAAGAAATTCCAGAGCGTTGTTTTGCTGATTGGTCCATGGGCTTCAAAAATCTCTCTTCAAACTTAGCCGATGGTCATGTTGATCCCGATAGTTTTTTCTCTGACAAGAATGATTTCAATCAAGGCTTCACTGCCCTGAATTTCCTTTCATCTTTCTATCAGAATTAA
- a CDS encoding DUF6788 family protein — protein MSKTDQEIKARIERIKQEISELGELRPGSISQQYNVCGNPSCKCKDKQDPQKHGPYHKLSYRRKGKGYTQFIKEADLHNVSEQIHNYKKLKQLTGEWIDLSLELLALQKSV, from the coding sequence ATGAGTAAAACTGATCAGGAAATAAAAGCACGAATCGAAAGAATAAAACAGGAAATCTCTGAACTAGGAGAACTCCGACCTGGAAGTATTTCACAACAATATAATGTGTGTGGAAACCCCAGCTGTAAGTGTAAAGACAAGCAGGATCCCCAAAAGCATGGGCCATATCATAAGCTTAGTTATAGGAGAAAAGGCAAAGGATATACACAGTTCATAAAAGAAGCAGATCTACACAATGTTTCAGAGCAAATTCACAACTATAAAAAACTTAAACAATTGACTGGTGAATGGATAGACCTTTCCCTCGAATTATTAGCTCTTCAAAAAAGTGTATAA
- a CDS encoding transposase, producing MIAEKELELWHELAQKVGMKHLSTKKAFLRQLELYSNSPTGSSCQIAGRSPSTLPWSEVISTYRFMDNENISLKALRSFRRELSLAHHPKGSDVLVMNDISLLDYYHHTTKEDRRAIGDGKGKGYEYVCNLAVNPSDGGVLGVLHDCLVNCDGPDDVDMVDYSDSYLKKYLSTDDLEEIKENHKHQMVSHIRASAEHLKEWNPIHVGDREFDDIFIMLATMDKNHDFVLRAKSIRNVQTPNFDALPESALVKKQGGHPMKDGYVCTKISELIKYIPLSPYKELPLDGRGRVTEQINAKRNAQLHIGSVPISLYRQAKRNHKYIKTPQAVDVNLVVIKELNPPEGEEPLLWILFTNRDVDTLEKMTYIGKIYELRWKIEEFFRLLKTTYKLEQARYNSASKVARYLVLITIAAQMTMKLRSLAGISQSASLDDEEYHKVKEAMKHPNDDKIDINLRLFALIARRGGWLGRRRDPIGSTILSRGMMDVLTVLQFQQEHKDLLNELQNNPQNIF from the coding sequence ATGATAGCGGAAAAAGAACTGGAGCTATGGCATGAACTTGCTCAAAAAGTTGGGATGAAACATCTTTCTACGAAGAAGGCTTTTCTACGTCAGCTGGAGCTATATAGCAACTCACCTACGGGATCATCATGTCAAATAGCGGGTAGGTCCCCAAGTACTCTTCCTTGGAGTGAAGTTATTTCTACGTATCGTTTTATGGATAATGAAAATATTAGTTTAAAGGCTTTGCGTAGTTTTCGTCGTGAGCTCAGCTTAGCACATCACCCCAAAGGAAGTGATGTACTAGTCATGAACGATATTTCATTATTAGACTATTATCATCACACTACCAAGGAAGATCGACGAGCTATTGGTGACGGCAAAGGGAAAGGTTATGAGTATGTTTGTAACCTTGCGGTCAACCCAAGTGATGGAGGTGTCCTAGGCGTTCTTCACGATTGTCTAGTTAACTGTGATGGGCCTGACGATGTGGATATGGTGGATTATTCAGATTCGTATCTGAAGAAATATCTGAGCACAGATGATTTAGAAGAAATCAAAGAAAACCATAAACACCAAATGGTCTCTCATATTCGCGCTAGTGCAGAGCACTTGAAAGAGTGGAACCCAATTCATGTAGGAGATCGGGAGTTTGATGATATTTTTATCATGTTAGCCACGATGGATAAAAACCATGATTTTGTACTGCGAGCCAAGAGTATTCGGAATGTTCAAACACCAAATTTTGACGCGTTACCTGAATCCGCTCTTGTAAAAAAACAGGGTGGACATCCCATGAAAGATGGATATGTCTGTACAAAAATTAGTGAACTTATCAAGTATATCCCACTCAGTCCTTATAAGGAATTGCCCTTAGATGGACGCGGTCGAGTAACGGAGCAGATAAATGCTAAACGTAACGCGCAATTACATATAGGCAGTGTACCAATCAGCTTATATCGTCAGGCCAAACGAAATCATAAATATATAAAAACCCCGCAAGCAGTAGATGTCAATTTAGTTGTTATCAAAGAACTTAACCCTCCTGAAGGTGAAGAACCTTTGTTGTGGATTCTTTTTACAAACAGGGATGTAGATACCTTAGAAAAAATGACCTATATTGGAAAAATTTATGAATTGAGGTGGAAAATTGAGGAATTTTTTCGCCTCTTAAAGACCACTTATAAATTGGAGCAAGCACGCTATAATTCAGCTTCCAAAGTCGCCCGTTACCTAGTTTTAATAACTATTGCAGCTCAAATGACCATGAAACTCCGAAGTCTTGCGGGTATTAGTCAATCAGCTTCTCTCGACGATGAGGAATACCATAAAGTCAAAGAAGCCATGAAACACCCAAATGATGATAAGATCGACATCAATTTGAGACTCTTTGCTCTTATCGCTCGTAGAGGCGGTTGGTTAGGACGAAGGCGAGACCCCATTGGTTCAACAATTTTATCCAGGGGTATGATGGATGTCTTGACCGTATTGCAATTTCAACAAGAACACAAAGACTTGTTAAATGAACTGCAAAATAATCCTCAAAATATCTTTTAA
- a CDS encoding pirin family protein: MNITIRKSAERGQADHGWLQAKHSFSFANYYDPKHMHFGPLRVLNEDIIQAGEGFGLHSHHNAEIISYVLSGGLKHEDSMANGGILRPGDVQYMSAGSGITHSEFNSSKAEPVHIFQIWILPNEKNTEPRYLQRHFDREDRDGKWQLLASANGRGESFSIRQDVDLYAALIEAGKSLNYQLPQGRKAWLQLASGELRLNGRLLQAGDSAAIKGSGELNIAANQDAELLFFDFVDLVRTA, translated from the coding sequence ATGAATATTACCATACGTAAATCCGCCGAACGGGGTCAGGCTGACCACGGTTGGTTACAAGCAAAACACAGCTTTTCATTCGCCAATTACTATGATCCAAAGCACATGCACTTTGGACCTTTAAGGGTCCTCAATGAGGATATTATTCAAGCCGGAGAAGGATTCGGCCTGCATTCTCATCATAATGCCGAAATTATTTCATACGTACTTTCCGGAGGACTCAAACATGAGGATTCTATGGCAAACGGAGGTATACTTCGACCCGGAGATGTACAGTACATGAGCGCCGGCAGTGGCATTACCCACAGCGAATTTAATTCATCCAAGGCAGAACCCGTCCACATCTTTCAAATATGGATTCTTCCAAATGAAAAAAATACCGAACCGCGCTACCTACAAAGACATTTTGACCGAGAAGACCGAGATGGAAAATGGCAATTACTCGCTTCTGCTAATGGACGAGGTGAATCATTCTCTATCCGCCAGGACGTCGACCTTTATGCGGCTCTAATTGAAGCTGGAAAATCACTTAACTATCAACTTCCTCAAGGACGTAAAGCATGGTTACAGCTCGCAAGTGGTGAACTAAGGCTCAATGGACGGCTCTTACAGGCCGGCGATAGTGCCGCCATCAAGGGCTCGGGCGAGTTAAATATCGCTGCTAATCAAGATGCTGAATTGCTGTTTTTTGATTTTGTCGATCTTGTAAGAACCGCATGA
- a CDS encoding DoxX family protein gives MLLKLINTEDCWAPVTIRTMAGIVMFAHGAQKLFGWFGGYGFEGTMKFMTEGAGLPALIAFLVIIGESIGSLMLVAGIATRFVAASQAIIMFGALKMHLGNGFFINWFGNQSGEGIEYHLLYIGMMFSLLISGAGKFSLDAFLRKRQAL, from the coding sequence ATACTCTTAAAACTCATTAATACTGAAGATTGTTGGGCTCCTGTAACTATCAGAACTATGGCTGGCATAGTGATGTTCGCTCACGGAGCACAAAAGCTCTTTGGATGGTTCGGAGGCTATGGCTTTGAAGGCACAATGAAATTTATGACTGAAGGTGCCGGACTACCCGCCCTAATAGCTTTTCTAGTGATTATCGGAGAATCAATTGGCTCACTGATGTTAGTCGCCGGAATCGCTACCCGTTTCGTCGCTGCGAGCCAGGCCATTATCATGTTCGGAGCTTTAAAAATGCATTTAGGAAATGGTTTCTTTATTAACTGGTTCGGAAATCAGAGCGGAGAAGGTATTGAGTATCACTTACTATATATCGGTATGATGTTCAGTCTACTTATTAGCGGGGCAGGAAAATTCTCTTTGGATGCTTTTTTGAGAAAAAGACAAGCACTTTAA